The proteins below are encoded in one region of Leishmania mexicana MHOM/GT/2001/U1103 complete genome, chromosome 27:
- a CDS encoding branched-chain amino acid aminotransferase,putative: MLLSRPWRRASAAHGSMAPVVSFTAAALTKTLVADPPPLPPMKGVAFGTLFTPHMVIIDFKDGRWGAPAIVPFANFSLPPQTSCLHYATQCFEGMKVYADIADIARAARGERLEKQSLRLFRPDRNVARLRHSMRSLCFPDFDEAEMLKVITEFVRTEKDYVPKEYGYSLYLRPAAIGTADSLGATPSRSVRLFVIASPVGPYYLPPEGQSGAVVIKPVTLLAEEKRKRAWPGGTGGSKLGANYAGPLLVQEEAQALGYNQVLWLGSKDEVQEVGSMNFFTLWKTKEGKTELVTAPLDGTVLPGVTRDSVLALARSWGEFEVSERPYYMSELVEALGEGRVMECFGCGTAAVVSSVEMIAYCGKEYSVPLSEPSYAHRLLNEIMDIQYGKTPSPWSVKVEALC, from the coding sequence ATGTTGCTGAGCCGACCCTGGCGCCGGGCGAGCgctgcgcacggcagcaTGGCCCCCGTCGTCTCCTtcacggccgcggcgcttACTAAAACGCTGGTGGCcgatccgccgccgctgccgccgatgaAGGGCGTTGCCTTCGGCACCCTCTTTACGCCGCACATGGTGATAATCGACTTCAAGGACGGCAGGTGGGGTGCGCCGGCGATCGTGCCTTTCGCCAACttttcgctgccgccgcagacgtCGTGCCTGCACTACGCGACACAGTGCTTTGAGGGGATGAAGGTGTACGCGGACATTGCTGACATCGCGAGGGCCGCGAGGGGTGAGAGGCTGGAGAAGCAGAGCCTGCGCCTGTTCCGCCCTGACCGGAACGTTGCACGCCTGCGCCACAGCATGCGCTCTCTGTGCTTCCCGGACTTtgacgaggcggagatgcTGAAGGTGATCACGGAGTTCGTGAGGACGGAGAAGGATTACGTGCCGAAGGAGTACGGCTACTCGCTGTACCTGCGCCCGGCCGCTATCGGCACCGCAGACAGCCTCGGCGCCACTCCCTCGAGGTCGGTGCGTCTCTTCGTGATTGCTTCGCCCGTGGGGCCGTACTACCTACCGCCGGAGGGCCAGTCGGGCGCGGTGGTCATCAAGCccgtgacgctgctggcggaggagaagcgcaagcGCGCGTGGCCCGGTGGCACTGGCGGCAGCAAGCTGGGTGCCAACTACGCCGGGCCGCTGCTGGtccaggaggaggcgcaggctcTCGGGTACAACCAGGTGTTGTGGCTCGGCTCCAAGGATGAGGTGCAGGAGGTCGGATCCATGAACTTCTTCACGCTGTGGAAGACGAAGGAGGGCAAGACAGAGCTGGTCACCGCGCCGCTGGACGGGACGGTCCTGCCCGGCGTGACGCGCGACTCGGTTCTGGCGCTCGCACGGTCGTGGGGCGAGTTCGAGGTGTCGGAGCGTCCGTACTACATGTCTGAgctggtggaggcgctgggggaggggcgcgtGATGGAGTGCTTCGGATGCGGCACGGCTGCCGTCGTGTCGTCCGTCGAGATGATTGCGTATTGCGGCAAGGAGTACAGCGTGCCGCTCTCGGAGCCGAGCTACGCGCACCGGCTCCTGAACGAGATAATGGATATCCAGTACGGCAAGACGCCGAGCCCGTGGTCCGTGAAGGTCGAGGCTTTGTGTTGA
- a CDS encoding ribonucleoside-diphosphate reductase small chain,putative, with protein sequence MSATEANLQPAAKRPREEDVEVEVACTSTDGAATDAAKPEDLVMKPVAPGAEVLPADKVAEGTNAEEEPLQQENPFRYVLFPIQYHDIWRKYKEQESCIWTVEEIDLGNDMKDWAALNDGERHFIKHVLAFFAGSDGIVVENLAQRFMSDVKVPEARAFYGFQLMMENIHSETYSVLLDTYITDSEEKLRLLHAIQTIPCIQRKAEWAVRWIGSSASFQERLIGFAAVEGIFFSGSFCALFWLKKRGLMPGLTFSNELISRDEGLHTDFACLLYNSHIKHKLPRERVLEIIVDAVNIEREFICDALPVRLIGMNAELMAQYIEFVADRLLVSLGEEKHYNSTQPFDFMEMISLQGKTNFFEKKVGEYQKAGVMSTEGTSKKFSLSEDF encoded by the coding sequence ATGTCGGCCACCGAAGCCAACCTGCAGCCTGCAGCGAAGCGTCCGCGTgaggaggacgtggaggTGGAAGTTGCTTGCACGTCGACCGATGGCGCGGCCACCGATGCTGCCAAGCCGGAGGATCTCGTCATGAAACCAGTTGCGCCTGGCGCCgaggtgctgccggcggacAAGGTTGCTGAGGGGACgaacgccgaggaggagccgctgcagcaggagaacCCGTTCCGCTACGTTCTCTTCCCAATCCAGTACCATGACATCTGGCGCAAGTACAAGGAGCAGGAGAGCTGCATCTggacggtggaggagatcgACCTGGGCAACGACATGAAGGACTGGGCGGCGCTGAACGACGGGGAGCGGCACTTCATCAAGCACGTGCTTGCCTTCttcgccggcagcgacggcataGTCGTCGAGAATCTTGCGCAGCGCTTCATGAGCGACGTGAAGGTGccagaggcgcgcgcgttCTACGGGTTCCAGCTGATGATGGAGAACATCCACTCGGAGACGTActctgtgctgctggacaCGTACATCACGGACAGCGAGGAgaagctgcggctgctgcacgcgaTACAGACGATCCCGTGCATCCAGAGGAAGGCGGAGTGGGCCGTGCGGTGGATCGGGAGCAGCGCGAGCTTTCAGGAGCGGCTGATAGGCTTCGCTGCGGTGGAAGGCATTTTCTTTTCCGGGTCGTTCTGCGCGCTGTTCTGGCTGAAGAAGCGCGGTCTGATGCCGGGGCTGACGTTCAGCAACGAGCTCATCTCGCGCGACGAGGGTCTACACACGGACTTCGCATGCCTGCTGTACAACTCGCACATCAAGCACAAACTGCCGCGCGAGCGCGTGCTGGAGATCATTGTGGATGCGGTGAACATCGAGCGAGAGTTCATCTGCgacgcgctgccggtgcggctGATTGGCATGAACGCAGAGCTGATGGCGCAGTACATCGAGTTCGTCGCGGACCGGCTGCTTGTATCGCTCGGCGAGGAGAAGCACTACAACTCGACGCAGCCGTTCGACTTCATGGAGATGATCTCGCTGCAGGGCAAGACGAACTTCTTTGAGAAGAAGGTGGGTGAGTACCAGAAGGCCGGCGTGATGAGCACGGAGGGCACGTCGAAGAAGTTTTCCCTCTCGGAGGACTTCTAG
- a CDS encoding putative RNA-binding protein encodes MSACTVYVTGMPTSATEDDIFDFFTRIGNVAEVHMPSAEHQPASGAAAAVEVVFDKPEDAVSAVSISGSDFQEDIPIYISAVAPTAASTEKPPGHATTTAADADGDSNGKTVATAASAEPGAALLMRRSADAEKTSKNKVVISSIYPHTTRAQLREVFSPCGAICDFHLIPTRHMAFVGYTTEEAYEKALKLDGTMVNGNPVAVRPCPPRDDAPAPASRRDAMRRGNEGTTTSAPNRRQLDVRVVVHGVPSDVTKEALRAFFSPDCGPLTDVFIKPEIGVAFVAFTSAENAKRAISKSGEMLMGTRVKIEQRLPLICRRCDKEGHVAAQCKERSHGSRHRSNERRRRRRSSSSSSGRDRRRRRRSDSLDRDRRRSDSLDRDRHRSDSLDRDRHRRRHSRSRSPPRRRRYSRSPPRSRSPPRRR; translated from the coding sequence ATGAGTGCCTGCACCGTCTACGTGACCGGGATGCCGACCTCGGCGACGGAGGATGACATCTTCGATTTCTTCACCCGGATCGGCAatgtggcggaggtgcacaTGCCCTCCGCGGAGCATCAGCCGGCTTCcggggccgcggcggctgtggaggtCGTCTTCGACAAACCCGAGGATGCCGTCAGTGCTGTGTCGATCAGCGGCAGTGACTTCCAGGAAGACATCCCGATCTACATCTCCGCTGTGGCGCCAACCGCCGCTTCGACAGAGAAGCCGCCGGGCCACGCCACAACCACCGCTGCGGACGCTGACGGCGATTCTAACGGCAAGACGGTTGCTACAGCGGCGTCAGCGGAACCGGGTGCTGCCCTACTGATGCGTCGCTCGGCAGATGCCGAGAAGACGTCCAAGAATAAAGTTGTGATCTCCTCGATTTACCCTCATACGACGagggcgcagctgcgcgaggtcTTCAGCCCGTGCGGCGCCATCTGCGACTTTCACCTGATCCCCACCCGCCACATGGCCTTCGTGGGCTAcacgacggaggaggcgtacgagaAGGCGTTAAAGCTGGACGGGACCATGGTGAACGGTAACCCCGTCGCCGTACGGCCTTGCCCTCCACGCGACgatgcgcctgcgcctgcatCCCGGCGCGACGCGATGCGTCGTGGGAATGAAGGCACCACTACCTCTGCGCCAAaccggcggcagctggatgtccgcgtcgtcgtccacgGCGTCCCCTCTGATGTCAcaaaggaggcgctgcgcgccttcttctctcccGATTGCGGGCCGCTCACAGACGTGTTTATCAAGCCTGAGATCGGCGTCGCCTTTGTGGCCTTCACCTCAGCCGAGAACGCCAAGCGGGCCATCAGCAAATCGGGGGAGATGCTTATGGGGACCCGCGTAAAGATCGAGCAACGACTTCCACTGATCTGCCGCCGGTGCGACAAGGAGGGGCACGTGGCGGCACAGTGCAAGGAACGCTCGCACGGTTCTCGGCACCGAAGCAACgaacggcgacgccgtcgtcgctcgtcttcctcttcgtcgGGTCGcgaccgccgtcgccgtcgccgctctgACTCGCTCGaccgcgaccgccgccgctcggACTCGCTCGACCGTGACCGCCACCGCTCGGACTCGCTCGACCgcgaccgccaccgccgtcgccactcgcgcagtcgcagcccgccgcgtcgccgccgttacagccgcagcccaccgcgcagccgcagtccgccgcgtcgccgttAA